The Conexivisphaera calida genome includes a region encoding these proteins:
- a CDS encoding MFS transporter, with translation MEKGTGPSGVFKGIEELPFTRSHLKVWLTAGMGFFTDAYDLFIIGAIITIFNAYKLPGFYNPGLEALLASSAIFTAIIGQLLFGRIADVMGRKFIYGIEAAILSAGALLSAFSPDILWLLVFRSILGLGIGGDYPLSATIASEYSGRKNRGKLVALVFANQGFGTIAAVAAAVAAVLVFPPGIAWRVAAGIGAIPALSVIYLRRKLPETPRYSALVKKDYETAGKAAGVLGARLEGEGVVAKRTTIGTFLRRYWITLIAAAVPWFLMDIAFYGTGIYSSSIVSGIIGSSSSIAMTIFESGIPFLVGVPGYFTAVALIDKVGRKSLQIAGFLGMATVYMYIGYLLAVTGGVITRAIPAFLGLGIYSLSFFAIDAGPNTTTFVIPSEVFPVRYRTTGHGISAAMGKLGAGISTLILLPYLKSVYGLSTTLYVLAMVSILGATVTLLLREPARRTLEEASMEELVPETIPQTP, from the coding sequence ATGGAAAAAGGAACAGGACCAAGTGGGGTCTTCAAAGGGATAGAAGAACTACCCTTCACGCGTTCGCACCTGAAGGTGTGGCTCACCGCCGGCATGGGGTTCTTCACCGACGCCTACGATCTCTTCATAATTGGTGCAATAATAACAATATTCAATGCGTACAAGTTACCGGGGTTCTACAATCCCGGTCTGGAGGCGCTCCTAGCATCATCTGCAATCTTCACGGCGATAATTGGCCAACTGTTGTTTGGCAGGATAGCAGACGTAATGGGTAGGAAATTCATATATGGGATAGAGGCAGCTATACTGTCAGCGGGCGCGCTGCTGAGCGCTTTCTCCCCGGACATATTATGGCTTCTGGTGTTCCGGTCGATACTCGGATTAGGTATAGGCGGCGATTACCCGCTGTCGGCGACAATAGCCAGCGAGTACTCCGGCCGCAAGAACAGGGGCAAGCTCGTGGCGCTCGTCTTCGCTAATCAGGGATTCGGCACAATAGCGGCCGTTGCGGCGGCCGTTGCGGCGGTACTAGTATTCCCACCAGGTATCGCTTGGAGGGTCGCTGCCGGCATAGGCGCAATACCTGCACTCTCCGTCATATATCTCAGGAGAAAGCTCCCGGAGACGCCGCGCTACTCTGCGCTCGTGAAGAAGGATTATGAGACCGCCGGCAAGGCGGCAGGGGTCCTCGGCGCGAGGTTGGAGGGCGAGGGCGTCGTGGCAAAACGCACCACCATAGGGACTTTCTTAAGGAGGTACTGGATTACGCTGATCGCCGCGGCAGTTCCATGGTTCCTCATGGACATAGCGTTCTACGGGACTGGAATCTACTCATCTAGCATCGTGAGCGGAATAATCGGATCATCATCTTCAATAGCAATGACCATCTTCGAGTCGGGAATACCATTCCTGGTCGGCGTCCCAGGCTACTTCACCGCGGTGGCGCTCATAGACAAGGTGGGCAGGAAATCACTTCAGATAGCTGGATTCTTGGGGATGGCCACAGTTTACATGTATATAGGCTATCTATTGGCAGTGACAGGCGGCGTCATCACGCGGGCCATCCCGGCATTCCTCGGCCTCGGGATATACTCCCTATCGTTCTTCGCAATAGATGCCGGCCCCAACACAACGACGTTTGTCATCCCATCCGAGGTGTTCCCCGTGAGGTATAGAACGACGGGCCACGGGATATCTGCAGCCATGGGCAAGCTTGGAGCGGGTATAAGCACTCTAATCCTACTACCATATCTCAAGTCGGTGTACGGGCTATCGACCACCCTTTACGTGTTGGCAATGGTCAGCATATTGGGCGCCACAGTCACGCTCCTGCTCAGGGAGCCCGCAAGGAGGACTCTCGAGGAGGCATCGATGGAAGAGCTGGTGCCAGAGACTATCCCGCAAACTCCATGA
- the hsp20 gene encoding archaeal heat shock protein Hsp20 produces MSDELRRRDWFRRMFDEIERDFEMFDEIFEEMTKDLERGMVSTKPVFYGFSITVGPDGKPVVREFGNVKPSGGRKVVASDVREPLVDVIYDEKDSEVKVIAEMPGVDKDKITVEATDDSVYIKAEGADRKYETTVPLDVKVDPGSAKANYKNGVLEIKLKTKEKAKKGGIKINVE; encoded by the coding sequence ATGTCAGACGAGCTCAGGAGAAGGGATTGGTTCAGGAGGATGTTCGATGAGATAGAGCGCGATTTCGAGATGTTCGATGAGATCTTCGAGGAGATGACGAAGGATCTGGAGCGCGGAATGGTGTCCACCAAGCCAGTTTTCTACGGATTCTCGATAACGGTCGGCCCGGACGGCAAGCCGGTGGTCAGGGAGTTCGGCAATGTGAAGCCATCGGGTGGAAGAAAGGTCGTGGCCAGCGATGTCCGCGAGCCTCTTGTGGACGTTATATACGATGAAAAGGACAGTGAGGTGAAGGTGATAGCGGAGATGCCTGGGGTTGACAAGGATAAGATAACCGTTGAGGCCACCGACGATAGCGTTTACATAAAGGCCGAGGGCGCCGACCGGAAGTATGAGACCACAGTGCCGCTCGACGTGAAGGTGGATCCCGGATCTGCAAAGGCCAACTATAAGAACGGCGTCCTGGAGATAAAACTGAAGACGAAGGAGAAGGCCAAGAAGGGTGGAATCAAGATAAATGTGGAGTGA
- a CDS encoding geranylgeranyl reductase family protein, with product MEHKYDVVVVGGGPAGLAAARAAAEAGVSVALLEKQPAIMAWKPCGEATSKGTFETAGVKPKSYIVLKEAYARVYAPSGKYVEINELGYSINKSAFLQAMAERAAEAGAIIRVREDVEVVTRKPDGAMEVKTRNNIYGASVVIGADGYNSIVAKSLGIRERSEPIPTVQYVMANTKLENWDAVRFYLGNSIAPRGYAWIFPKAGTIAEVGIGTRGVPAKEYLDKFVARVSSEVQGAQVIDYRGAPVPIGGLIRRNVVDGAILVGDAAGTVIPFTGAGIHSSIAAGLAAGKVAAGAVRDKDNSERRLREFDAAYEEPWGRRIRDSLRAMRVFERLSDQDFDELADVLSPQDVVGLANGLNVRSVAAKLLSHPRLALKVARALMG from the coding sequence GTGGAACATAAATACGACGTCGTGGTCGTGGGAGGAGGTCCGGCGGGCCTCGCCGCAGCGAGGGCCGCGGCCGAGGCCGGGGTCAGCGTCGCGCTCCTCGAGAAACAGCCAGCGATAATGGCGTGGAAGCCCTGTGGTGAGGCCACGAGCAAGGGCACATTTGAGACCGCCGGCGTGAAGCCAAAATCCTACATAGTGCTCAAGGAGGCTTATGCCAGGGTATATGCGCCGAGCGGCAAGTATGTGGAGATAAATGAGCTCGGCTACAGCATAAACAAATCCGCGTTCCTGCAGGCAATGGCCGAGCGCGCTGCGGAAGCCGGCGCCATCATAAGGGTGCGCGAGGATGTGGAGGTGGTCACGAGGAAGCCCGATGGAGCTATGGAGGTCAAGACCAGGAACAACATCTACGGGGCATCGGTCGTGATAGGTGCCGATGGCTACAACTCAATAGTCGCGAAGTCGCTTGGCATCAGGGAGAGATCCGAACCCATCCCCACAGTGCAGTATGTGATGGCGAACACGAAGCTGGAGAACTGGGATGCGGTGAGATTCTATCTGGGTAATTCTATAGCGCCCCGGGGCTACGCATGGATATTCCCCAAGGCCGGCACGATAGCCGAGGTCGGGATAGGTACTAGGGGGGTGCCGGCGAAGGAGTATCTAGACAAATTCGTCGCAAGGGTATCCAGCGAGGTACAGGGTGCGCAGGTGATAGATTACAGGGGGGCCCCGGTTCCCATTGGGGGGCTGATAAGGAGAAATGTAGTCGATGGGGCAATTCTGGTAGGGGACGCGGCGGGCACAGTCATACCGTTCACCGGCGCTGGAATACACTCATCCATAGCCGCTGGCCTCGCGGCGGGCAAGGTCGCCGCGGGCGCGGTGAGGGATAAGGACAACAGCGAGCGCAGACTGAGGGAGTTCGACGCGGCATATGAGGAGCCGTGGGGCAGGCGCATAAGGGATAGTCTGAGGGCAATGAGGGTATTCGAGCGCCTGAGCGATCAGGACTTCGACGAGCTGGCGGACGTCCTCAGTCCCCAGGACGTGGTAGGGCTCGCCAACGGTCTGAACGTCAGGTCGGTGGCGGCCAAGTTGCTCTCGCACCCAAGGCTGGCGCTCAAGGTGGCCAGGGCACTCATGGGATGA
- a CDS encoding ferritin, which yields MSRIPVDESVEDLNRARQSLIEELQAMMWYDQRIKETEDEELRSVLAHNRDDEKEHASLILEWIRRHDRAMDRELREILFSAKKLSEMGD from the coding sequence ATGTCACGTATTCCTGTGGACGAATCGGTGGAGGACCTCAATAGGGCTAGGCAGTCGCTTATAGAGGAGCTCCAGGCCATGATGTGGTACGACCAGCGGATCAAGGAGACCGAGGACGAGGAACTGAGGAGCGTGTTGGCTCACAACAGGGACGACGAGAAGGAGCATGCGTCGCTGATATTGGAGTGGATAAGGAGGCACGATAGGGCGATGGACAGGGAACTGCGCGAGATCCTCTTCTCAGCGAAAAAGCTCTCCGAAATGGGCGACTGA
- a CDS encoding DedA family protein — translation MSAPRRAAIISALAAALTFAVLYEVDIDVAGGIPVIGIATWVVSATVETVRSWGWMGVLALMALESSSLPVPSEVILPLAGYLVHTGSMDPLAVFLAALAGSLAGSYVDYYIGYAFGMGILRRLPWISGEALSKAESWFRAYGEPMVIVTRMVPGMRTLISFPAGALRMDARKFGLYTAAGSALWDAVLMGAGYSLATRWDAVSAIAQESLLPAVGAAVIGIALYVALTLTRGKVIAMRTPSID, via the coding sequence ATGTCGGCACCGAGGCGTGCTGCGATCATCAGCGCGCTCGCCGCGGCATTGACGTTCGCTGTCCTGTACGAGGTGGACATAGACGTTGCAGGCGGAATTCCTGTGATCGGCATAGCAACCTGGGTGGTTTCGGCCACCGTGGAGACAGTCCGGAGCTGGGGATGGATGGGGGTGCTCGCGCTCATGGCGCTGGAGAGCTCGTCGCTCCCCGTGCCGAGCGAGGTAATACTGCCCCTCGCAGGATACCTCGTGCACACAGGATCCATGGATCCATTGGCGGTGTTTCTAGCGGCACTCGCCGGATCGCTCGCCGGGTCCTACGTGGATTATTACATAGGATATGCGTTCGGCATGGGGATCCTGCGGAGGCTACCGTGGATAAGCGGCGAGGCCCTTTCCAAGGCCGAGTCGTGGTTCCGCGCCTACGGCGAACCCATGGTGATAGTGACTAGGATGGTCCCGGGCATGAGGACGCTGATCTCATTTCCAGCCGGCGCCCTGAGGATGGACGCGAGGAAATTCGGGCTCTACACGGCTGCAGGTTCAGCGCTCTGGGATGCGGTGCTGATGGGCGCTGGATACTCGCTGGCTACCCGCTGGGACGCTGTATCGGCGATCGCGCAGGAGTCGCTTTTGCCGGCGGTGGGAGCCGCCGTGATAGGAATCGCGCTCTACGTGGCGTTGACCTTGACCAGGGGAAAGGTGATCGCCATGAGAACTCCTTCCATTGATTAG
- a CDS encoding ACT domain-containing protein: protein MGDEDKAVIMVMGADRIGIVAGIAEALAEDNVNIVDLASTKMSDLFVMVLLADLSSAKEDISSLKSRLEARGRELGVQVVTYHYNIFKVMHKV, encoded by the coding sequence ATGGGCGACGAAGACAAGGCCGTCATAATGGTGATGGGCGCTGACAGGATAGGCATAGTCGCTGGGATAGCGGAAGCGCTGGCGGAGGACAACGTGAACATAGTCGACCTTGCGTCCACGAAGATGAGCGACCTCTTCGTCATGGTGCTGCTCGCAGATTTATCCAGCGCGAAGGAGGACATCTCATCCCTCAAGTCTAGGTTGGAGGCTAGAGGGAGGGAACTCGGCGTGCAGGTTGTCACTTATCATTATAATATCTTTAAGGTAATGCACAAGGTGTAG
- a CDS encoding PFL family protein, which produces MSSKISIDEILETVDMIVYRHLNIRAVTLGINVMPAATSDPTNLRRGISAIFRAGASRLAEVVGEISSKYGIEIVNRRVTLTPLSIVASPMIHGAGSGAGSELVSLAREIDGVAADVDVDMVGGYGALVQKGESAADVALEESIPEALAATKRVCSAVNVADSRSGINVDAVLRMGQVISRAAELSPGGRGESCARLMVLANAPDDNPFMAGGFHGLGTRDLVVNVGISGPAVLLAAVRSAEGADITGLAEIIKRVAFKITRVGELVGREVASRIGAEFGAVDISLAPAPAEEESVAKVLEAMGLEKVGLPGTVGAMMILTDSLKKGGAMAASRVGGFSGVMTPVSEDLGMARRAAEGVLNVETLLAMSSVSATGTDMVPVPGDTPPEVLASIILDQMAIGVVTGKPVGVRLLPVPGAVPGDVVDLGGLFGSGVVLDVPRQGAAKLLARRGRVPPPITSLRG; this is translated from the coding sequence ATGTCATCCAAGATCAGCATAGATGAGATACTGGAGACCGTCGACATGATAGTGTACCGCCATCTCAACATAAGGGCGGTTACGCTTGGGATAAATGTGATGCCGGCTGCCACGAGCGACCCCACGAACCTCCGTAGGGGGATCTCCGCGATCTTCAGGGCGGGCGCTTCTCGCCTGGCGGAGGTCGTGGGCGAGATCAGCTCCAAGTATGGGATAGAGATAGTGAATCGGAGGGTCACGCTCACGCCGCTTTCAATAGTGGCATCCCCAATGATCCACGGCGCCGGATCCGGCGCTGGCAGTGAGCTCGTGTCGCTCGCTCGGGAGATAGACGGCGTGGCGGCGGACGTCGATGTGGACATGGTGGGCGGCTACGGCGCGCTCGTCCAGAAGGGTGAGTCCGCTGCGGACGTCGCACTGGAGGAGAGCATACCCGAGGCGTTGGCAGCCACCAAGAGAGTATGCTCGGCCGTCAACGTGGCGGACAGCCGTTCAGGGATAAACGTGGACGCGGTACTCAGGATGGGGCAGGTTATATCCCGCGCTGCTGAGCTCTCGCCCGGCGGAAGAGGGGAATCATGCGCTCGGCTCATGGTGCTGGCCAATGCTCCGGATGATAATCCGTTCATGGCCGGCGGATTCCACGGTCTGGGCACCCGCGACCTCGTGGTCAACGTAGGTATAAGCGGACCTGCCGTACTACTCGCGGCCGTCAGGAGCGCCGAGGGTGCGGACATAACAGGGCTGGCCGAGATAATAAAACGCGTCGCCTTCAAAATAACACGTGTCGGGGAGCTGGTGGGGCGCGAGGTGGCATCGCGGATCGGGGCAGAGTTCGGCGCGGTCGACATATCGCTTGCGCCGGCTCCGGCGGAGGAGGAGAGCGTGGCCAAGGTCTTGGAGGCAATGGGCCTCGAGAAGGTCGGCTTACCCGGCACGGTCGGGGCGATGATGATACTGACGGATTCCCTGAAGAAGGGAGGGGCAATGGCCGCCTCTAGGGTAGGTGGATTCAGCGGCGTCATGACTCCGGTGTCGGAGGACTTGGGCATGGCTAGGAGAGCTGCGGAGGGCGTGCTCAATGTGGAGACGCTGCTCGCTATGAGCTCCGTCTCTGCCACCGGAACTGACATGGTGCCGGTTCCCGGGGATACTCCTCCGGAGGTCCTCGCGTCTATAATATTGGATCAGATGGCGATCGGCGTTGTAACTGGTAAACCGGTGGGAGTTAGGCTCCTGCCCGTGCCGGGCGCGGTTCCCGGGGACGTCGTGGATCTAGGCGGGCTCTTCGGTTCAGGGGTCGTGCTCGACGTGCCGCGCCAAGGCGCCGCTAAGCTACTGGCGCGTCGTGGCCGTGTACCACCGCCCATAACCAGCCTGAGGGGCTGA
- a CDS encoding thiamine-phosphate kinase, translating to MARRIGEKDAIGILRGAVIPPSIGLYDDAYPVRCCGGILLIKPDAVARSTDLLPGMGLDQLARKAVLGAASDIAVKGGRPRWYTSSVMMPPEEATEENFTAIREGFARAAAEYGLELVAGDTGSARELVIDITAMGTAERFVGRMGGAEGDRVFAAGWGFGYTWLGYRVLLLGERPEVEDRYVEAALRHLYEPRVPLRFDERAAEIINAAMDSSDGLATTLYELAELNMLDVELEDLPLDPDLEAALSNAGLDPLEAVLYGGEEYGAVGFVSERAIDQLKEVAEQERIPFWIIGKTRRSEGSANVTFKGRKLARRGWTHF from the coding sequence GTGGCGCGCAGGATCGGCGAGAAGGATGCGATAGGAATACTGAGGGGGGCGGTCATCCCACCATCGATTGGCCTGTACGACGACGCATATCCTGTGAGGTGCTGCGGCGGAATCCTCCTGATAAAACCCGACGCCGTCGCCAGGTCCACTGATCTCCTGCCCGGGATGGGGCTCGATCAGCTGGCAAGGAAGGCGGTGCTGGGTGCGGCGTCCGACATCGCCGTCAAGGGTGGAAGGCCCAGATGGTACACGTCATCGGTCATGATGCCACCTGAGGAGGCGACCGAGGAGAATTTCACCGCGATAAGGGAAGGATTTGCAAGGGCCGCCGCCGAGTATGGTCTGGAGCTGGTCGCGGGTGATACGGGGTCCGCGCGCGAGCTAGTCATAGACATAACGGCCATGGGGACCGCTGAGAGGTTCGTGGGCAGGATGGGTGGAGCTGAGGGGGACAGGGTCTTCGCCGCCGGCTGGGGCTTCGGTTACACATGGTTGGGGTACAGAGTGCTGCTCCTCGGCGAGAGGCCGGAGGTGGAGGATAGGTACGTGGAGGCCGCGCTGAGGCATCTGTACGAGCCAAGGGTACCCCTTCGCTTCGACGAGAGGGCAGCTGAGATCATAAACGCGGCCATGGACTCCAGCGATGGTCTGGCGACGACACTCTACGAGCTGGCGGAGCTCAACATGCTGGACGTTGAGCTCGAGGACCTGCCGCTGGACCCCGATCTGGAGGCGGCGTTGAGTAATGCAGGTCTAGATCCATTGGAGGCCGTGCTCTACGGAGGGGAGGAATACGGCGCGGTTGGATTCGTGTCGGAGCGGGCGATCGATCAACTAAAGGAGGTGGCGGAGCAGGAGAGGATTCCGTTCTGGATAATAGGTAAAACCAGGCGGTCTGAGGGAAGCGCCAACGTGACCTTCAAGGGCAGGAAGTTGGCTAGGAGGGGATGGACGCACTTCTGA
- a CDS encoding Lrp/AsnC family transcriptional regulator, producing the protein MAKAYVLINTEMGKEDEVLKSLNQIPNVVEAYIIYGVYDVIAKVEADSLEKVKDVISSRVRRLEYVRSTLSMIVIET; encoded by the coding sequence TTGGCCAAAGCCTACGTCTTGATAAACACTGAGATGGGAAAGGAGGATGAAGTGCTGAAGTCGCTAAATCAGATACCGAACGTCGTGGAGGCCTACATCATATACGGCGTCTATGATGTGATAGCCAAGGTGGAGGCCGATTCGCTGGAGAAGGTCAAGGATGTAATAAGTTCCCGTGTAAGGAGATTAGAATACGTGAGGTCCACCCTCAGCATGATAGTCATTGAAACCTGA
- a CDS encoding tRNA(Ile)(2)-agmatinylcytidine synthase encodes MRIAHVGIDDTDSNYLGMCTTYIGALVDERLKGLGYAGIGEPRLIRLNPAYPMKTRGNGAVHLRYYIHDRRDASRLFEEVENIVARYATLKDPKTDPGVVLLVRDDQYPPQELEGFYLSALRGTVDLSAALRILMNLGGMAAWFKGGRGVIGAMAAIGAPEGSSTVYELLAYRSAGLGKGPRNVDEESVRLADLETWPMTYDNYDWYYMEPLVAPRGPDPVLLGIRGPDRGAVLRGYDLIKVDCRVERLLIYRTNHGSGSHVLDLESISELKPYTTVRLEGRVSKRPIMGSGSHVFFELEDSRGFRIRVAAYEPTKHFRLIAMGLEPGDRVRITGSFRPHDPDPPTVNLERLEVLELAQLTGVSAPRCPKCGHRMESEGSGKGYRCPKCGHRDRSLRPMEVRIPRKITLGEFVPPPRAHRHLTKPPEASIWEGRPSCSVEE; translated from the coding sequence TTGCGCATCGCGCATGTAGGGATAGACGACACGGACTCCAACTACCTGGGCATGTGCACGACGTACATAGGCGCGCTGGTGGACGAGAGGCTCAAGGGGTTAGGCTACGCCGGAATAGGGGAGCCTAGGCTCATAAGGCTGAACCCGGCGTATCCCATGAAGACGAGGGGAAATGGCGCGGTCCATCTAAGGTACTACATTCACGATCGCCGCGACGCATCACGCCTGTTCGAGGAAGTCGAGAATATCGTGGCCCGCTACGCGACGCTCAAGGATCCCAAGACGGATCCCGGTGTGGTGCTTCTGGTCAGGGACGATCAATATCCCCCGCAGGAGCTCGAGGGGTTCTACCTATCCGCGCTGAGGGGCACGGTGGATCTGTCGGCGGCCCTCAGGATATTAATGAACTTGGGAGGGATGGCGGCCTGGTTCAAAGGCGGCCGCGGCGTCATAGGCGCCATGGCCGCGATAGGCGCGCCCGAAGGCTCGTCGACCGTCTACGAACTGCTCGCATATCGCAGCGCCGGATTAGGTAAGGGTCCACGTAACGTGGACGAGGAGTCCGTGCGTCTGGCCGATCTGGAGACGTGGCCCATGACTTATGATAACTATGATTGGTATTACATGGAGCCGCTCGTGGCGCCCCGCGGTCCTGATCCTGTACTTCTGGGAATCAGGGGTCCTGACAGGGGAGCGGTCCTGAGGGGGTATGATTTGATCAAGGTGGATTGTCGTGTGGAAAGGCTGTTAATTTACAGGACTAATCATGGGTCCGGATCCCACGTGCTGGATCTTGAGTCCATCTCAGAGTTGAAGCCCTACACGACCGTCAGGCTCGAGGGCCGCGTCTCTAAAAGGCCAATCATGGGATCCGGATCCCACGTGTTCTTCGAGCTGGAGGATTCGCGCGGCTTCAGGATCCGGGTAGCTGCGTATGAACCAACGAAGCATTTCAGGCTGATAGCTATGGGGCTGGAGCCCGGCGACAGGGTGAGAATAACCGGAAGTTTTCGCCCGCACGACCCGGATCCACCCACTGTCAACCTAGAACGGCTCGAGGTATTAGAGCTCGCCCAGCTCACCGGGGTTTCAGCTCCCAGGTGTCCCAAGTGCGGCCATCGCATGGAGAGCGAGGGATCCGGTAAGGGCTACAGGTGTCCCAAGTGCGGCCATCGGGATAGGTCCCTGCGCCCCATGGAGGTGAGGATTCCCAGGAAGATAACACTGGGAGAGTTCGTGCCGCCTCCGAGGGCGCACAGACATTTGACGAAACCACCCGAGGCCTCCATCTGGGAGGGCCGTCCCTCGTGCTCGGTTGAGGAGTGA